One genomic window of Pocillopora verrucosa isolate sample1 chromosome 8, ASM3666991v2, whole genome shotgun sequence includes the following:
- the LOC131791270 gene encoding neuropeptide FF receptor 2-like yields MLSANDFALVVAFSLLSIVDFVGNLLVCMIILQRKRFRFRRSTLDFLFLNLAVADIMVAVFAIPRYVLSPFFVHPLGSAGDLLCRFITGGNLMWTGGAASVFTLVVIAFERRHVVVRPHLFTKKLTMAKLRGLVILSWASASLLNLPLFFIMSYDSETNFCIENWPNPLLPKLYGIVWFCVVGASPVIFMAIVYSKIVHQLWLKKSTSSRFNRRAILMSKKVTKMAITLTVIYSVCWLPNLVLYILAFNISDAVYGSPLYRWTVVLTCLNSTVNPFVYTLQSRRFRQSIRRALTCK; encoded by the coding sequence ATGCTATCTGCCAACGACTTTGCTCTCGTGGTGGCGTTTTCACTACTATCTATCGTCGATTTCGTCGGGAACTTACTGGTTTGTATGATAATTCTTCAGCGAAAGCGGTTCCGATTTCGTCGTTCGACCCtcgattttcttttccttaactTGGCTGTGGCAGATATCATGGTAGCAGTCTTTGCGATTCCAAGATACGTTCTTAGCCCATTTTTTGTCCATCCTCTTGGCTCTGCCGGAGACCTCTTGTGCCGTTTTATCACCGGTGGAAATCTCATGTGGACCGGAGGTGCCGCATCTGTTTTCACACTTGTCGTCATCGCCTTTGAACGCCGCCATGTTGTCGTCAGACCTCATCTGTTTACCAAGAAGTTGACAATGGCGAAATTGCGAGGTTTGGTCATATTATCTTGGGCCTCTGCCTCGCTGCTCAATCTGCCGTTGTTTTTTATCATGTCCTACGATAGCGAAACTAATTTCTGCATAGAAAATTGGCCAAACCCTTTGCTTCCAAAACTATATGGCATAGTTTGGTTTTGTGTCGTCGGAGCATCGCCGGTCATTTTCATGGCTATTGTATACTCGAAAATTGTTCACCAGCTGTGGCTGAAGAAATCCACATCATCAAGGTTTAATAGAAGAGCCATTCTTATGTCAAAGAAAGTCACTAAAATGGCCATAACATTGACAGTTATTTATTCAGTATGTTGGCTGCCGAATCTAGTTCTGTACATCCTGGCATTTAACATTTCTGACGCTGTGTACGGTTCGCCTTTGTACAGATGGACAGTGGTTTTGACTTGTTTGAACTCTACAGTGAATCCTTTTGTGTATACACTTCAAAGTAGACGTTTTAGACAGTCAATAAGGCGGGCTCTGACGTGTAAATAA
- the LOC131789577 gene encoding QRFP-like peptide receptor, giving the protein MTSMTSLDLGLTVAFSVVVIVNLVGNTVVCLVVFRYHGMRAPVNYLLVNLAASDIMVALFIIPVYVIKWAFHHPSGTGGDFLCKFITGGNFIWIGGAASAFSLVVVAIERYYAVVYPFGDRWRLTNRRLISIIIIGWLYAIIYNLPLFFVIRYDKRGVTHCPEHWANEHLAKAFTIACFFVYGAIPMGAMVVLYIKVLCNLWNRGNPNNLGVTEQARIRSRLKVTKMVFVVSLMYTVCWLPNLVLYMLSKYEPEVYAYGSVPYIISVVLVGVNSAINPFIYALHSSNFRQHIRGTFCCRTFRSENFVDSKLTASL; this is encoded by the coding sequence ATGACTTCTATGACGTCATTGGACTTGGGTCTCACCGTTGCTTTCTCTGTGGTGGTTATAGTGAATCTCGTGGGAAACACCGTAGTATGCCTGGTTGTGTTCCGATACCATGGAATGAGAGCACCGGTCAATTACCTTCTTGTGAACCTAGCGGCCTCAGATATCATGGTGGCGCTTTTTATCATTCCAGTTTACGTCATCAAGTGGGCGTTTCACCACCCGTCAGGAACTGGAGGGGATTTCCTGTGCAAGTTTATAACTGGAGGGAATTTCATCTGGATTGGTGGAGCTGCATCAGCATTCTCATTGGTAGTTGTCGCTATTGAGCGTTATTACGCTGTTGTTTACCCCTTTGGCGATCGTTGGCGACTTACAAATCGTCGATTAATCTCGATCATAATCATTGGTTGGCTTTACGCCATAATCTACAACCTGCCCCTGTTTTTTGTTATTCGATATGATAAACGCGGTGTAACCCATTGCCCGGAACACTGGGCGAATGAACATCTGGCTAAAGCTTTCAcaattgcttgtttttttgtttacggTGCTATTCCCATGGGAGCCATGGTAGTTTTATATATAAAGGTGCTCTGCAATCTCTGGAATAGAGGAAATCCCAATAACTTAGGGGTCACTGAGCAAGCGCGAATCAGATCAAGGCTGAAAGTGACAAAAATGGTTTTCGTGGTGAGTTTAATGTACACAGTATGCTGGTTACCTAACCTGGTGTTATATATGTTGTCTAAGTATGAGCCAGAAGTGTATGCATATGGCTCAGTTCCTTATATCATATCAGTAGTACTCGTTGGCGTCAATTCTGCCATAAATCCCTTCATTTACGCTCTTCATAGTAGTAACTTTCGCCAACACATTAGAGGAACCTTTTGTTGCAGAACATTTCGGTCAGAAAATTTCGTTGATTCTAAACTCACTGCTTCCCTGTAA
- the LOC131790491 gene encoding acid-sensing ion channel 1A → MARRVPVAEDNFPLPGTVPAERDLYLPNRELQSGLELKRMIPFEPKESRTASHDEADNKKLPSNYEIWSDFVNNTSLHGIRYVFWRRPLWARVGWLLILLMFSSYFCFTVYKSLQKYVKHPINTVITQRYVNAMDFPAVSICPLNSVSKKKIYALDVDANFAKYGLNDSVCAVTESARNGVPCGAAMSCCCLSFLIFDGGNLVPNCTIPFAQSLIAAQNTSGEFFDTVRFYKKYGQSVQEMLVPEVCFFNGEVKKQCGTDDFTPTVTDWGLCHTFNAGPENIKKAEIGGPVGGLNILLDAQIDDYAFARFSEGFSVVIHQQGEFINPLDGINVSPGSMATIILHQKRIVNLKEPYETKCENKKLKTISNYTITGCQFECLQEAIIENCQCRFATYSASTVRPCAKYDANCIQDVTSELDATKCDCPNPCKEVRYTTEVYYSKFPDAGTANLLQPNGDGSTLKYLRENTVFLQIGYKSLSYELHEQTVAFGIEALFGEIGGNMGLFLGGSLMTIFEFADLLVAIYYVRAFRREYPT, encoded by the exons ATGGCACGAAGGGTACCTGTGGCTGAAGACAACTTCCCGCTCCCAGGCACTGTGCCGGCTGAACGTGATCTATATCTTCCGAACCGTGAACTTCAAAGTGGCCTTGAACTCAAGCGAATGATACCGTTCGAGCCAAAGGAATCACGTACTGCCTCTCACGACGAAGCCGACAACAAAAAGTTACCATCGAATTATGAAATATGGTCTGATTTTGTGAATAATACTTCGCTGCATGGAATTCGCTATGTCTTCTGGAGACGCCCTCTATGGGCTCGGGTTGGTTGGTTGCTCATTCTTTTAATGTTCTCGTCATATTTCTGTTTCACTGTGTACAAGTCACTGCAGAAATACGTCAAACACCCAATTAACACCGTCATTACTCAGAGATACGTGAATGCAATGGATTTCCCAGCTGTCTCAATTTGTCCCCTCAATTCTGTCAGCAAAAAAAAGATATACGCCTTAGATGTTGACGCCAATTTTGCCAAATATGGTTTAAACGACAGCGTATGTGCAGTTACTGAGTCGGCGCGTAACGGGGTGCCATGTGGAGCAGCCATGAGTTGCTGCTGCTTAAGTTTCCTGATATTCGACGGAGGAAATCTCGTGCCAAACTGCACAATACCGTTCGCTCAAAGCCTAATTGCTGCTCAAAATACTTCTGGAGAGTTTTTTGATACTGTTAGATTTTACAAAAAGTACGGACAGAGTGTTCAAGAAATGCTTGTGCCTgaggtttgtttttttaacgGCGAAGTTAAAAAACAATGTGGCACAGATGATTTTACACCAACCGTCACTGATTGGGGTTTGTGTCATACTTTCAACGCGGGTCCGGAGAACATTAAAAAGGCTGAAATTGGAGGCCCTGTAGGCGGTTTGAACATTTTGTTAGACGCACAAATTGATGACTATGCATTTGCAAGATTTTCAGAGGGATTCAGCGTCGTGATTCAtcagcaaggagaatttattaaTCCTTTGGACGGCATCAATGTTTCACCAGGATCAATGGCAACAATAATTTTACATCAGAAAAGG ATTGTCAACCTTAAGGAGCCGTACGAAACGAAATGCgaaaacaagaaattgaaaacgaTAAGTAATTATACGATAACGGGATGCCAGTTTGAATGTCTCCAAGAAGCCATCATCGAAAACTGCCAGTGCCGTTTTGCAACATATTCAG catcaaCCGTCAGACCATGCGCCAAATATGATGCAAATTGTATCCAAGACGTCACAA GCGAACTTGATGCAACAAAATGTGATTGTCCTAATCCTTGTAAAGAAGTGAGATACACTACAGAGGTGTATTACTCTAAGTTCCCGGATGCTGGAACAGCAAATTTGCTCCAGCCCAATGGAGATGGAAGCACATTGAAGTACTTAAG ggAAAACACAGTTTTTCTTCAGATTGGTTACAAATCACTCAGCTATGAATTACACGAACAGACTGTTGCGTTTGGAATTGAGGCTCTGTTTG GTGAAATTGGAGGCAATATGGGTCTCTTCCTCGGAGGAAGTCTCATGACTATTTTTGAATTTGCGGATCTGCTTGTGGCCATATATTATGTTCGTGCATTTCGCAGAGAATACCCAACTTAA
- the LOC131791171 gene encoding galanin receptor 2a-like yields the protein MNSTLSAADLGFAISFSAVVLVNLLGNGLVCLVVFRFRGMRAPVNYLLVNLAVSDMMIALFIIPDYVVNWAFRHPHGNTGDYLCIWLTGGNLIWVGMAASTSSLVVLSFERYFAVIYPLDKRWRPTNQRLAVSILTGWLYAIIFNLPLFFVVRHSDEKIHCPELWSNHEKLREAYTLGCLFGFGLIPMAIIGFVYFRILRKLWKGRRVRATLISDQVRIRAIRKVTKMAIVVTIVYGVCRLPNLVLYVLQPFESIYDYDSPSYISTVLLVGLNSAMNPFIYALHSAHFRHHIKLALRCSQFQPADYVPVPP from the coding sequence ATGAACTCGACTCTATCTGCTGCAGATCTGGGCTTCGCCATTTCTTTCTCTGCGGTTGTCTTAGTAAATCTCCTTGGAAACGGATTAGTCTGCCTTGTTGTCTTCCGATTCCGTGGGATGCGAGCACCGGTCAATTACCTTCTCGTCAACTTAGCTGTTTCAGATATGATGATAGCGCTATTCATCATTCCAGATTACGTGGTAAATTGGGCTTTTCGACACCCTCATGGTAACACAGGTGACTATCTCTGTATATGGCTAACTGGCGGTAACTTGATTTGGGTTGGAATGGCAGCATCCACTTCTTCATTGGTCGTGTTGTCCTTTGAGCGCTATTTTGCGGTTATCTACCCCCTCGACAAACGCTGGCGCCCTACTAATCAACGATTGGCAGTTTCAATTCTCACTGGCTGGCTCTATGCAATTATTTTCAACTTGCCTTTGTTTTTCGTGGTGAGGCATAGCGATGAAAAAATACATTGCCCTGAACTCTGGTCAAATCACGAAAAATTGCGGGAAGCGTACACACTTGGGTGTCTGTTCGGGTTTGGTTTAATTCCGATGGCAATTATTGGATTTGTTTACTTTAGGATTCTACGTAAGCTCTGGAAAGGACGACGTGTCCGTGCTACTTTAATCTCGGACCAGGTGCGAATCCGAGCTATTCGGAAAGTGACCAAAATGGCCATAGTCGTAACTATAGTGTATGGAGTCTGTCGGTTGCCAAATTTGGTGCTATACGTGTTGCAACCGTTTGAGTCGATTTACGATTATGATTCGCCGTCATACATCAGCACAGTACTGCTTGTGGGCCTCAACTCAGCCATGAATCCATTCATTTACGCCCTTCATAGTGCACACTTCCGCCATCACATCAAGTTGGCTCTTCGTTGCAGTCAATTCCAGCCAGCAGATTATGTTCCAGTCCCACCGTAG